In Lysinibacillus sp. FSL M8-0337, the following proteins share a genomic window:
- a CDS encoding nucleotidyl transferase AbiEii/AbiGii toxin family protein, translating to MKQVNEVPKSVLDQLAEVAQQQQESLEALVAFYSQERLLVRLAASSYEDQYWLYGEFLLGTITNDIEKSSSGMTLCAKKMANKESIIKHAFQEICSVKVTEDGIVFAIDEIEVSSSGEEEVYLRIPAQIGHITTYIEITITLFDSVSMTPRKIATASLLNSSSTELLAYPTELIIAHKFNTIYQYPTLAETLKDYYAIYLLASTQNFEGRVLQEAILDTFHRHKTTIEKNPPVFSKRFDLDDSKNKAWQQLLTQQVSFAKVQKLVHQLLWPIYKKIEVEDEFFENWDYTFCNWQ from the coding sequence ATGAAACAAGTAAACGAAGTACCAAAAAGTGTATTGGACCAACTAGCAGAAGTAGCTCAGCAGCAACAAGAAAGTTTGGAGGCACTTGTAGCATTCTATTCCCAAGAAAGGTTGTTAGTTCGATTAGCAGCTTCTTCTTATGAAGATCAATATTGGCTATATGGCGAATTTTTATTAGGGACAATCACAAATGATATTGAGAAGTCTTCTTCTGGAATGACATTGTGCGCCAAAAAAATGGCCAATAAAGAAAGTATCATCAAACATGCTTTCCAAGAAATATGTTCAGTGAAAGTAACGGAAGATGGGATTGTGTTTGCCATTGATGAAATAGAAGTCTCCTCTAGCGGCGAAGAAGAAGTTTATCTTAGGATTCCTGCACAAATAGGACACATAACAACATACATAGAAATAACAATAACTTTATTCGATAGTGTCTCCATGACTCCTCGAAAGATTGCAACCGCATCATTGTTAAATAGTTCGTCAACTGAGCTATTAGCGTATCCGACAGAGCTCATCATTGCACATAAATTTAATACCATATATCAATACCCAACATTAGCTGAAACGCTGAAAGATTATTATGCTATTTATTTACTAGCGAGTACACAAAATTTTGAAGGTCGTGTATTACAAGAGGCTATACTCGATACATTCCACCGACATAAAACGACAATTGAAAAAAATCCGCCTGTGTTCTCAAAACGTTTTGATTTGGACGACAGCAAGAACAAAGCATGGCAACAATTATTAACACAACAAGTATCCTTTGCTAAAGTTCAAAAACTTGTTCACCAATTGTTATGGCCAATATATAAAAAAATTGAAGTAGAAGATGAATTCTTTGAAAATTGGGATTATACATTTTGTAATTGGCAATAA
- a CDS encoding class I SAM-dependent methyltransferase encodes MREVKTIVTTAGRPDDLSMVLADFVCSKIDAPFVARNKRSIRKLAEDFQANIIVAGKNRYEYYAFGTEEPFFFHPNSAAFRLKRVARGETEPFLEVAQLEKGDSVLDCTLGLGADAMLAAYTVGQYGRVVGLEANPNVAFIVAHGMKAYDTSELPLTACMRQIEVVQAEAVAYLKSQLDNSFDVVYMDPMFEEIIEESNNFQALRTAGAHMTLTDEWVKEARRVAKRRVVLKAHYQSTWFEKYHFSRLTRLTSKFHYGVIVKQ; translated from the coding sequence ATGCGAGAAGTAAAAACAATTGTCACTACAGCGGGCAGACCAGACGACTTGTCGATGGTGCTCGCTGATTTTGTGTGTAGCAAGATAGATGCTCCATTTGTTGCTCGTAACAAACGTTCAATCCGTAAACTTGCAGAGGACTTCCAGGCGAATATCATTGTAGCAGGGAAAAATCGCTATGAATATTATGCATTTGGCACGGAAGAGCCCTTTTTCTTTCATCCGAATTCCGCAGCATTTCGCTTAAAGCGTGTAGCGAGGGGAGAAACGGAGCCGTTTTTAGAGGTGGCACAGCTCGAAAAGGGCGATTCGGTATTAGATTGTACGCTCGGTTTAGGTGCGGATGCGATGTTAGCCGCCTATACTGTTGGTCAATATGGTCGAGTGGTAGGACTGGAAGCTAATCCAAATGTGGCATTTATTGTAGCGCATGGTATGAAAGCATATGATACCTCGGAGCTTCCATTAACGGCCTGTATGCGACAAATAGAAGTGGTGCAAGCAGAAGCGGTTGCTTATTTAAAATCACAGCTAGATAATTCATTTGATGTTGTCTATATGGATCCAATGTTTGAAGAAATTATTGAGGAATCGAATAATTTTCAGGCACTTCGTACAGCGGGAGCACATATGACTTTAACTGATGAATGGGTCAAAGAAGCGAGACGAGTGGCAAAAAGGCGTGTTGTGTTAAAAGCGCATTATCAATCAACGTGGTTTGAAAAATATCATTTCTCGAGATTAACGCGTTTGACTTCAAAATTTCATTATGGTGTTATTGTGAAACAATAG
- a CDS encoding BrxA/BrxB family bacilliredoxin, translating to MNAYDEYMKQVVKPMREELVEAGFRELTTADAVNEFMAEAKGTSLVVINSVCGCAAGLARPAAREAVAAVKPDNLVTVFAGQDPEATAAMRGFFEDVPPSSPSMAILKDGELAYFIPREQIEGFPVEQITAHLTGVLEQTCEK from the coding sequence ATGAATGCTTACGACGAATATATGAAACAGGTAGTGAAGCCGATGCGTGAAGAGTTGGTGGAGGCTGGTTTTAGGGAGCTGACAACGGCGGATGCTGTTAATGAATTTATGGCGGAGGCAAAGGGGACTTCTTTGGTTGTGATTAATTCAGTATGTGGATGTGCTGCAGGGTTGGCACGTCCAGCGGCTCGTGAAGCAGTTGCTGCGGTTAAACCAGATAATCTTGTAACGGTATTTGCAGGACAAGATCCTGAAGCAACTGCTGCGATGCGTGGTTTTTTTGAGGATGTGCCACCGAGTTCACCATCAATGGCGATTTTAAAAGATGGGGAATTGGCTTACTTCATTCCGCGTGAACAAATTGAAGGCTTCCCAGTGGAGCAAATTACTGCGCATTTAACAGGCGTTTTAGAGCAGACATGCGAGAAGTAA
- a CDS encoding discoidin domain-containing protein: MKKILLMFLISIPFFTFSTIGDAHAATDSTSLIPKMTSDNAPSGKATSSDAWFPAYFAFDGVPHYSINGGFHGWGTSATTGWLAYEFNEPKVINKYVLYYGESQSSGPGLLTTVPNSWTFEGSNDGENWIELDKVSNYTSTSWKSGENAFEIESREPYKHFRINVTKNNGSVSGQVNLTIHELELWGYDATEKPNPEPKPDPIPDQNRAILVITLVTGVEKEYDLSLEEVNSFINWYDSANGEKSYSINRTNKNKGPFKTRKDYFVHDKILMYEVSEY; encoded by the coding sequence CTTTTTCTACAATTGGAGATGCACATGCAGCAACAGATTCAACAAGTTTAATTCCAAAAATGACATCAGATAATGCTCCAAGTGGAAAGGCTACAAGTAGTGATGCGTGGTTCCCAGCCTATTTTGCTTTTGATGGAGTACCCCATTATTCAATAAATGGAGGTTTTCATGGATGGGGAACCTCTGCAACAACAGGTTGGCTTGCATATGAATTTAATGAACCAAAGGTTATAAATAAATATGTTTTATATTATGGAGAAAGTCAGAGTAGCGGCCCAGGATTATTGACAACTGTACCCAATTCTTGGACATTCGAAGGGTCAAATGATGGGGAGAACTGGATAGAACTTGATAAAGTAAGTAACTACACATCTACATCTTGGAAAAGTGGAGAAAATGCTTTTGAAATCGAAAGCAGAGAACCGTATAAACACTTTAGAATTAATGTTACTAAAAATAACGGAAGTGTTTCAGGGCAAGTAAATCTTACTATCCATGAATTAGAGCTATGGGGTTATGATGCTACGGAAAAACCAAACCCTGAACCTAAGCCAGATCCTATACCAGATCAAAATAGAGCTATCTTAGTAATAACTTTAGTTACTGGTGTAGAGAAAGAATATGATTTAAGTCTTGAAGAAGTTAATAGTTTTATAAATTGGTATGATTCCGCTAATGGAGAGAAATCATATTCTATTAATAGAACTAATAAAAATAAAGGTCCTTTTAAAACAAGGAAAGATTATTTTGTACATGATAAAATCTTGATGTATGAAGTTAGTGAATATTAA